The following coding sequences are from one Arthrobacter sp. PvP023 window:
- a CDS encoding DUF3090 domain-containing protein, translated as MPTLVHEFAWPDRVVIGTIGVPGARTFYLQVRTGKQIVSIALEKQQSAQLAEKIDEILDQLITLEGNPFSVPTGTPIELVDNEQLEAVTEQFRTGAMTLGWDPTTAQVVIEAYPITEVDADDVESLAENGADVPEMLLVRMPVGTARAFAKRTREVVGAGRPACPLCGYPVDADGHVCTLPEV; from the coding sequence ATGCCCACACTTGTTCACGAGTTTGCCTGGCCTGACCGGGTCGTCATCGGCACCATCGGCGTTCCGGGGGCCCGCACGTTCTACCTGCAGGTACGCACAGGTAAGCAAATTGTTAGCATCGCACTGGAGAAGCAGCAGTCAGCCCAGCTCGCCGAGAAGATTGACGAAATCCTCGATCAGCTCATTACCCTCGAAGGCAACCCCTTCAGCGTTCCCACGGGTACTCCCATCGAACTCGTCGACAATGAGCAGCTCGAGGCGGTCACGGAGCAGTTTCGAACCGGGGCCATGACCTTAGGTTGGGACCCGACGACCGCGCAGGTGGTCATAGAGGCATACCCAATCACCGAAGTCGATGCTGATGACGTCGAATCGCTGGCTGAGAACGGCGCTGACGTGCCCGAAATGTTGCTGGTGCGGATGCCGGTTGGCACCGCCCGAGCATTCGCCAAGCGGACCCGAGAGGTGGTGGGCGCCGGACGTCCGGCATGCCCGCTCTGCGGTTATCCCGTAGACGCCGACGGGCACGTCTGCACCTTGCCCGAGGTCTGA
- a CDS encoding carbohydrate ABC transporter permease, translated as MTAPATLRERTATTPSAPPRRTPRIKVLKRLPVQLLVALLLIVEIYPLVWLFMGSFKTQDEFLNSPVWTLPQNFSFDNYTEAWTTGNLATYVGNSLIATIPSLFLIVLFGVAAGFALEVLVWKGRNAVLLTFLAGIMVPGQMILLPLFSAYFQVGLTGTLWPLIITYTATGLPLTVFMMATYFRAVPREVFEAATLDGASMIRAFFSIGFPMVRNAVFTVALVQFFFIWNDLLIALTFTNNAQLNTIQVGLLNFTGEFGAVQYGPLFAAICINVFGTLVLYLFLNQRVMKGLAGGAVKG; from the coding sequence ATGACCGCACCCGCCACACTTCGGGAACGCACCGCTACTACCCCCTCCGCACCGCCCCGCCGTACACCAAGGATCAAAGTACTCAAACGCCTGCCCGTCCAGCTGCTGGTGGCACTCCTGCTGATCGTGGAGATCTACCCCCTGGTCTGGCTCTTCATGGGCTCCTTCAAGACCCAGGACGAGTTCCTCAACAGCCCCGTCTGGACCCTCCCGCAGAACTTCAGCTTCGACAACTACACCGAGGCCTGGACCACCGGCAACCTGGCCACCTACGTTGGCAACAGCCTGATCGCCACCATCCCCTCGCTCTTCCTCATCGTCTTGTTCGGCGTCGCCGCGGGCTTCGCCCTTGAAGTGCTGGTGTGGAAAGGCCGCAACGCCGTCCTGCTTACATTCCTCGCCGGAATCATGGTCCCAGGCCAGATGATCCTGCTCCCGCTCTTCTCCGCCTACTTCCAGGTCGGACTGACGGGAACGCTCTGGCCCCTCATCATCACCTACACCGCAACAGGCCTGCCGCTGACCGTATTCATGATGGCTACCTACTTCCGTGCAGTACCCCGGGAAGTCTTCGAGGCGGCGACGCTCGACGGCGCCAGCATGATCCGCGCATTCTTCTCCATCGGGTTCCCCATGGTCCGCAACGCCGTCTTCACGGTGGCGCTGGTCCAGTTCTTCTTCATCTGGAACGACCTCCTCATCGCCTTGACGTTCACCAACAACGCCCAACTGAACACCATCCAGGTCGGCCTGCTGAACTTCACCGGCGAATTCGGCGCAGTGCAGTACGGCCCCCTCTTCGCAGCGATCTGCATCAACGTATTCGGCACTCTCGTCCTCTACCTCTTCCTGAACCAGCGCGTCATGAAGGGCCTCGCCGGCGGCGCGGTCAAAGGCTAG
- a CDS encoding SRPBCC family protein, giving the protein MAKNVVHSTTINAPVDKVYSFLSDPTHWMTAMPGESEVTHLDIKPGGAGTSARWSAKMWGVPMSVTHEYRDVVPNQRIVSKASVGPVLTFSLEPVDDGTELTVEEHLDINAPLVRVPVQALFARWTDNDLRGMVANIKSLIETGEKAVPETAGTMPTQTLTWSDGITIAAPVERVFDLVKNPSIWLGPDVQISDLNTTPEGVGTSFQAAWKVLGIPLKTTHEYTEYVPNEHFTSTAALGPVFKVEVAPANGGTRLSMRSDVVPRNMAEAAVDSLVMKMSERSQAELLAGIKATAEAGTGSR; this is encoded by the coding sequence ATGGCCAAGAACGTCGTTCACAGCACCACGATCAACGCCCCGGTGGACAAGGTCTACTCCTTCCTGAGTGATCCGACACACTGGATGACCGCCATGCCCGGGGAGAGCGAAGTTACACACCTGGACATCAAACCTGGTGGTGCGGGTACGTCCGCAAGGTGGTCTGCCAAGATGTGGGGCGTTCCCATGTCCGTAACCCACGAGTACCGAGATGTGGTTCCGAACCAGCGCATCGTGTCCAAGGCGTCCGTGGGACCGGTCCTCACGTTTTCCCTGGAACCGGTCGACGACGGCACTGAGCTGACCGTTGAAGAGCATCTGGATATCAATGCTCCCCTGGTACGGGTGCCGGTTCAGGCTCTCTTTGCCCGCTGGACCGATAACGACCTCCGAGGCATGGTGGCCAATATCAAGAGCCTGATCGAGACCGGGGAAAAAGCGGTCCCTGAAACAGCCGGGACAATGCCCACCCAGACACTGACGTGGTCGGACGGGATCACCATCGCCGCGCCGGTGGAGCGGGTCTTCGATCTCGTCAAGAACCCCAGCATCTGGTTGGGACCGGACGTCCAGATCTCCGACCTCAACACCACACCGGAGGGCGTAGGAACGAGCTTCCAGGCTGCGTGGAAGGTCCTTGGTATTCCGCTCAAGACGACCCATGAGTACACCGAGTACGTCCCGAACGAGCACTTCACGTCAACAGCGGCCTTAGGTCCTGTCTTCAAGGTGGAGGTTGCTCCGGCCAACGGCGGAACCCGGCTCAGCATGCGATCAGATGTCGTCCCACGGAACATGGCAGAGGCCGCAGTTGATTCGCTGGTCATGAAGATGTCCGAGCG
- a CDS encoding extracellular solute-binding protein: MVSVVSRPKARVLAPVVASVGALALLLTGCGAGGGSSAQGSKDFTYLTNVENTTIRGELEALSKDQCKAENEAAPLKVETVPQTSLDQKLQLLAGQNALPVQFAAGNAPALTQDLDKSGNILDFEKALKDLNISDAILPGAASTIKSLYGGKLNVLPYQYNVEGIWYNKKLFAENGIEVPKTWDDFVAAGEKLKSAGVTPLSASGKQGWPLTRLVSGYLFSDLGPDALKKVSDGEAKLTDPEYVKAAEAVADLGAKGYFGQGIGSIDYDTAASQFLSGKAGMFYMGSWILSNFNDKAQNKIGEENIGFLPFPKVAGGQGIDNQYAANVGLPMTFNAKKYDDKASAWLKCIATNYGSTALKDKNSISGFKLTTPVDSVPPLVKSTQETVNNTKESVLWFEALFSTKATTTSQTNAAGLVSGSITPQKFMELVQNDLNTK, encoded by the coding sequence GTGGTTTCTGTAGTGTCGCGGCCCAAGGCCCGCGTTCTCGCCCCCGTAGTAGCGTCAGTCGGTGCACTCGCCCTTCTGCTGACCGGCTGCGGGGCCGGCGGCGGGTCGTCCGCCCAGGGTTCGAAGGACTTTACCTATCTTACCAACGTCGAAAACACCACCATCCGTGGCGAGCTTGAGGCCCTGAGCAAGGACCAGTGCAAGGCCGAGAACGAGGCAGCGCCACTCAAGGTTGAGACCGTGCCCCAGACCAGCCTCGACCAGAAGCTGCAGCTGCTCGCGGGGCAGAACGCCCTCCCGGTCCAGTTCGCAGCCGGCAACGCCCCCGCCCTAACCCAGGACCTGGACAAGTCCGGCAACATCCTGGACTTTGAAAAGGCCCTCAAGGACCTGAACATCTCGGACGCCATCCTCCCGGGTGCTGCATCCACCATCAAGTCCCTCTACGGCGGCAAGCTCAACGTCCTGCCGTACCAGTACAACGTCGAAGGCATCTGGTACAACAAGAAACTCTTCGCTGAGAACGGCATCGAAGTTCCGAAGACCTGGGACGATTTCGTCGCTGCCGGCGAAAAACTGAAGTCCGCCGGCGTGACGCCTCTCTCGGCGTCGGGCAAGCAGGGCTGGCCCCTGACGCGCCTCGTCAGCGGTTACCTTTTCAGTGACCTGGGTCCTGACGCGCTGAAGAAGGTCTCGGATGGCGAGGCCAAGCTGACAGACCCGGAATACGTCAAGGCAGCTGAAGCGGTCGCCGATCTCGGCGCCAAGGGCTACTTCGGCCAGGGCATCGGATCCATCGACTACGACACCGCCGCCTCGCAGTTCCTCAGCGGCAAAGCCGGCATGTTTTACATGGGGAGCTGGATCCTCTCGAACTTCAACGACAAGGCGCAGAACAAGATCGGCGAGGAAAACATCGGTTTCCTGCCGTTCCCGAAGGTCGCCGGCGGGCAGGGCATTGACAACCAGTACGCCGCAAACGTCGGTCTGCCGATGACCTTCAACGCCAAGAAGTACGACGACAAGGCCTCCGCCTGGCTCAAGTGCATTGCCACCAACTACGGCAGCACAGCGCTGAAGGACAAGAACTCGATCTCCGGATTCAAGTTGACCACTCCGGTGGACAGCGTCCCGCCGCTGGTGAAGTCCACGCAGGAAACCGTGAACAACACCAAGGAAAGCGTCCTGTGGTTCGAGGCGCTCTTCAGCACCAAGGCCACCACCACCAGCCAGACCAACGCCGCAGGCCTCGTCTCCGGAAGCATCACCCCGCAGAAGTTCATGGAACTCGTCCAGAACGATCTGAACACCAAGTAG
- a CDS encoding TetR/AcrR family transcriptional regulator → MHIGTGTLFLYAKTKGELLLLVQNSTYADALVKGRTAAEAIPDVFDAVMAIVRPVVECNRKQIDNGRTYLREIVFGDPEEPHHRDALALTVQTEEAIADVLARDPRIEPRNAARLAHIVSAIMFLSMAATINISRSVDEILAEISEQVDVLLPAGATGRPAGES, encoded by the coding sequence GTGCACATTGGCACGGGGACTTTATTCCTATATGCCAAGACCAAGGGGGAGCTGCTCCTGCTCGTTCAGAACTCCACCTACGCCGATGCGCTCGTCAAGGGCAGAACGGCCGCCGAGGCGATTCCCGACGTGTTCGACGCCGTGATGGCGATCGTTCGCCCGGTGGTGGAATGCAACCGAAAGCAGATCGACAATGGCCGAACCTACCTGCGCGAGATCGTGTTCGGGGATCCCGAAGAACCCCACCACCGCGACGCCCTGGCCCTCACCGTTCAGACCGAGGAAGCGATTGCCGACGTACTGGCGAGGGACCCCCGGATCGAACCTCGGAACGCTGCCAGGCTGGCGCATATAGTCTCCGCGATAATGTTCCTCAGCATGGCGGCCACGATCAACATCTCCAGGTCCGTTGACGAAATCCTCGCGGAGATCTCAGAGCAGGTCGACGTTCTCTTGCCCGCAGGTGCAACAGGCCGACCGGCTGGGGAGAGCTGA
- a CDS encoding LacI family DNA-binding transcriptional regulator, with the protein MPKEIAAEAGVDSAPSMNDVARVARVSLGTVSNVLNKPEIVAERTRLRVQAAIDELGFVRNSAARSLAAGSSRTIGLVLTDVGNSLFVDIARGAESAAHENGHSLLLANSDVDLQKQEGYLDIFDEARVAGIILAPLDAELDGVDRVRRHGRNIVLVNYAGGRTDCCTVLVDEEHGGYLAARHLIDLGRRRLVFAGGPDDLHAVNDRRKGAMRATSETRGAVSLEVILGRSLNSPEGRRIAGDLASRGRSRMPDGIIAPSDQLAAGIIHELTGTYGLRVPQDIAVIGYDNNQFATEAAIPMSTIGQPGHEMGRVATKLLLEEISQPGQHVHRNLMLEPTLFARASTLGR; encoded by the coding sequence GTGCCTAAAGAAATCGCCGCGGAGGCAGGGGTCGATTCTGCACCGAGCATGAACGATGTGGCCCGCGTCGCACGCGTTTCGCTGGGCACTGTTTCCAATGTGCTGAACAAACCTGAAATCGTGGCGGAACGGACCCGGTTGCGGGTCCAGGCCGCCATTGACGAGCTGGGCTTCGTCCGAAACTCCGCCGCGCGCTCCCTGGCGGCCGGCAGCAGCCGGACGATTGGCCTTGTCCTGACCGACGTCGGCAACTCCCTCTTTGTGGATATTGCCCGCGGCGCCGAGAGTGCCGCGCACGAAAACGGCCACTCCCTGCTGTTGGCAAACAGTGACGTCGACCTGCAGAAGCAGGAAGGCTACCTTGATATTTTTGATGAGGCTCGGGTTGCCGGCATCATTCTTGCGCCGTTGGACGCTGAACTGGACGGCGTGGACCGGGTTCGCCGCCACGGGCGGAACATCGTCCTCGTCAACTACGCCGGCGGCCGCACGGACTGCTGCACTGTGCTGGTCGACGAGGAACATGGAGGCTATCTGGCGGCCCGGCACCTCATTGACCTGGGCCGCCGCCGGCTGGTGTTCGCCGGCGGTCCCGATGACCTGCACGCCGTGAACGACCGCCGCAAGGGCGCCATGCGCGCCACGTCGGAGACCCGGGGAGCCGTCTCCCTTGAGGTGATCCTCGGGCGCAGCCTCAACAGCCCGGAGGGGCGCCGTATTGCGGGGGACCTGGCCAGCCGGGGCCGGAGCAGGATGCCCGATGGAATCATTGCCCCGTCGGACCAGTTGGCCGCCGGAATCATCCATGAGCTGACGGGCACCTATGGGCTCCGGGTACCGCAGGATATTGCCGTGATCGGCTATGACAACAACCAGTTCGCCACCGAAGCCGCCATCCCCATGTCCACCATCGGCCAGCCGGGGCACGAAATGGGCCGGGTGGCGACAAAACTCCTCCTGGAGGAAATCAGCCAGCCGGGCCAGCACGTGCACCGCAATCTGATGCTCGAACCAACCTTGTTCGCCCGCGCCAGTACCCTGGGCCGCTAA
- a CDS encoding carbohydrate ABC transporter permease yields the protein MNNVLGDKKAVVVLLGPALLVYTLAMLVPVFWSLGYTFLSGNAITGFTFAGLSNFEKLFSDPAVGEALWFTVRYAVVITAGQVLLGYFLSLLYVFALKRGSSLIRTLVFFPVVLPTVAVALLFQKMFEIAPQNGLVNSALNVFGMGSIDWLGDGSRAFWVIVIMDLWRSMGFYAVLLYTGLVDIPEDILESARLDGAQGLRLIRHIVLPLSLPVLLSSIIFSINGTLKVFDSIVALTNGGPGSATTPLTLHMFRTSFTYGDYGYGSTVALLLTILCLIVTLFIFRSSRRDLTKD from the coding sequence ATGAACAACGTCCTCGGAGACAAGAAGGCTGTAGTCGTCCTGCTTGGTCCCGCACTGCTGGTCTACACCCTGGCCATGCTGGTTCCAGTCTTCTGGTCCCTCGGCTACACCTTCCTCTCCGGCAACGCCATTACGGGCTTCACCTTCGCCGGGCTCTCCAACTTCGAAAAGCTCTTCTCCGACCCCGCGGTCGGCGAAGCCCTCTGGTTCACTGTCCGCTACGCGGTCGTCATCACGGCAGGTCAGGTGCTCCTGGGCTACTTCCTCTCTCTGCTTTACGTGTTCGCCCTCAAACGGGGTTCAAGCCTCATCCGGACGCTGGTCTTCTTCCCCGTCGTACTGCCGACTGTGGCCGTTGCACTCCTGTTCCAGAAGATGTTCGAAATCGCGCCGCAGAACGGCCTCGTCAACTCAGCCCTCAACGTCTTCGGGATGGGTTCCATCGACTGGCTTGGCGACGGTTCCAGAGCATTCTGGGTCATCGTCATCATGGATCTCTGGAGGTCCATGGGCTTCTACGCCGTCCTGCTCTACACAGGCCTGGTGGACATCCCAGAGGACATCCTCGAATCAGCCCGCCTTGACGGCGCACAGGGACTTCGCCTGATCCGGCACATTGTCCTGCCGCTCTCGCTGCCGGTACTGCTCTCCTCAATCATCTTCAGCATCAACGGCACGCTGAAGGTTTTCGACTCGATCGTGGCCCTCACCAACGGCGGGCCCGGCAGCGCCACCACACCCCTGACCCTGCACATGTTCAGGACTTCATTCACCTACGGCGACTACGGCTACGGCAGCACGGTCGCGCTGCTCCTGACGATCCTGTGTCTGATCGTCACCCTGTTCATCTTCCGCTCGTCGCGCCGCGACCTGACCAAGGACTGA
- a CDS encoding alpha-L-rhamnosidase — MPTTVKPATFDHLREALGVGNSTPRISWKTVAAPGWTQAAYQVETTSNGEISLSARIASTESVLLPWPAVPLKSGDEVAVRVRVWGAGDAEPSDWSTPSRVEAGLLNPEDWTAAAIAPAWDEDPDSDRRPPLLRRDFSVHSPIVKARLYVTAHGLYEVEINGTRVGNDTLSPGWTVYGERLRYYTYDVTELIREGDNAVGSWLADGWYRGRIGFHDGYRNLYGDKVALLAQIQITHDDGSITVVGTDQTWKAAFGPIAFTGLYEGENYDARQLPAGWSQPGFDDGGWSPVTTVDRDPGTLVAPDGPPVRCTEEVRPVRVFTSPAGKTLVDFGQNLVGRLKITVQGNPGHQVTLRHAEVLQEGELFTRPLRRAISTDTYTVAGTGPETWEPRFTIHGFRYAEINGWTGGDISENVVARVYHTDMERTGWFDSSNPDLNRLHENVRWSMRGNFVDIPTDCPQRDERLGWTGDIQVFAPTASFLYDCSGMLTSWLKDVAVEQLPDGTIPWYVPVIPGGDEWTPIRPGAVWGDVAVLTPWTIYQRFGDTQVLRDQYASAKAWVDLMDTRAGGTHLWNTGFQLGDWLDPTAPPHDPTAAKTDPYLVATAYFAWSAMHLGKIASVLGNTADELHYTELGRTVARAFADEYVFPTGAVAGDAQTAYALAIVFDLFPSQQQKQLAGRRLSELVVGGGNRIATGFAGTPVISDALTDAGALDTAYDLLLEKECPSWLYAVDQGGTTIWERWDAMQPDGTVNPGNMTSFNHYALGAVADWMHRVVAGISPLEPGYRRILFKPRPGGQLTHASARHETPYGTASISWTFGAAGLNVNVEVPTGCTARVELPGQAPLEVGSGAFSYAVEPVA, encoded by the coding sequence ATGCCAACGACCGTAAAGCCGGCAACCTTCGATCACCTCCGCGAAGCCCTCGGCGTTGGCAACAGCACTCCCCGCATCTCTTGGAAGACCGTGGCGGCTCCGGGCTGGACACAGGCGGCGTACCAGGTTGAAACCACCAGCAACGGGGAAATCAGCCTCAGTGCACGCATCGCGTCGACGGAGTCCGTCCTGCTCCCCTGGCCCGCGGTTCCCCTTAAGTCCGGTGATGAAGTTGCCGTCCGCGTGCGGGTCTGGGGCGCCGGCGATGCCGAACCGAGTGACTGGAGCACACCCTCACGTGTTGAGGCCGGCCTTCTGAATCCTGAAGACTGGACCGCGGCCGCCATCGCGCCAGCATGGGATGAAGACCCCGACTCAGACCGCCGCCCTCCCCTGCTGCGGCGCGATTTCTCCGTACACTCTCCCATCGTCAAAGCCCGGCTCTATGTCACTGCCCACGGTCTGTACGAAGTCGAGATCAACGGGACGCGGGTTGGCAACGACACCCTATCGCCCGGCTGGACCGTCTACGGCGAACGGCTGCGCTACTACACCTACGACGTCACGGAACTGATCCGCGAAGGTGATAACGCCGTCGGAAGCTGGCTGGCTGATGGGTGGTACCGCGGGCGGATCGGCTTCCACGACGGCTACCGGAACCTCTACGGCGACAAAGTCGCCCTGCTTGCGCAAATCCAGATCACGCACGACGACGGGTCCATCACCGTGGTGGGTACGGACCAGACCTGGAAGGCAGCCTTCGGGCCCATCGCATTCACCGGCCTCTACGAGGGCGAAAACTACGATGCCCGGCAGCTGCCGGCCGGCTGGAGCCAGCCCGGATTCGACGACGGCGGCTGGAGCCCCGTCACGACCGTCGACCGTGATCCCGGCACCCTCGTTGCCCCGGACGGGCCTCCAGTCCGCTGTACCGAGGAAGTCCGCCCAGTGCGCGTCTTCACCAGCCCGGCAGGCAAAACGCTTGTGGATTTTGGCCAGAATCTGGTGGGCCGCCTGAAGATCACGGTGCAAGGCAATCCGGGCCACCAGGTCACGCTACGCCACGCCGAAGTGCTGCAGGAGGGCGAACTCTTCACCAGACCGCTTCGCCGCGCCATCTCGACAGACACCTACACGGTTGCCGGGACCGGACCCGAAACCTGGGAGCCGCGCTTCACCATCCATGGCTTCCGCTACGCCGAAATCAACGGCTGGACCGGCGGCGACATCAGCGAGAACGTGGTGGCGCGGGTTTACCACACTGACATGGAACGCACGGGCTGGTTCGACAGCTCCAACCCGGACCTGAACCGCCTGCACGAAAACGTGCGCTGGAGCATGCGCGGCAACTTCGTGGACATCCCCACGGACTGCCCGCAGCGCGACGAACGGCTCGGCTGGACCGGTGACATCCAGGTCTTCGCCCCCACGGCAAGTTTCCTTTACGACTGCTCCGGCATGCTGACGTCCTGGCTCAAAGACGTCGCCGTAGAACAGCTCCCGGATGGAACCATTCCGTGGTACGTCCCGGTCATCCCGGGCGGTGATGAGTGGACACCCATCCGGCCCGGCGCCGTCTGGGGAGACGTGGCAGTCCTGACCCCGTGGACCATCTACCAGCGGTTCGGCGACACCCAAGTGCTCCGCGACCAGTACGCCAGCGCCAAAGCCTGGGTGGACCTGATGGACACCCGTGCCGGCGGGACGCATCTGTGGAACACCGGCTTCCAGCTCGGTGACTGGCTTGATCCGACGGCCCCGCCGCATGACCCCACCGCGGCCAAGACGGACCCCTACCTCGTGGCAACGGCGTACTTCGCGTGGTCCGCCATGCACTTGGGCAAGATCGCCAGCGTCCTCGGAAATACCGCTGACGAACTGCACTACACCGAGCTCGGCCGGACCGTGGCCAGGGCGTTCGCGGACGAATACGTCTTCCCCACCGGAGCCGTTGCCGGGGACGCACAGACTGCCTACGCACTGGCCATCGTGTTCGACCTCTTCCCCAGCCAACAGCAGAAGCAGCTGGCCGGGCGCCGGCTGTCCGAGCTGGTTGTCGGCGGCGGCAACAGGATCGCGACCGGCTTCGCGGGCACGCCGGTCATCTCCGATGCACTGACCGACGCGGGCGCGCTGGATACCGCCTATGATCTGCTGCTCGAAAAGGAATGCCCGTCCTGGCTCTACGCGGTGGACCAGGGCGGGACCACTATCTGGGAACGCTGGGACGCCATGCAGCCCGACGGCACCGTCAACCCGGGAAACATGACATCCTTCAACCACTACGCCCTGGGAGCAGTGGCTGACTGGATGCACCGCGTGGTGGCCGGAATTTCGCCGCTGGAACCCGGCTACCGCAGGATCTTGTTCAAGCCGCGCCCCGGCGGGCAGCTCACCCATGCCTCCGCACGACACGAAACACCCTATGGGACCGCAAGCATTTCCTGGACTTTTGGTGCCGCGGGCCTGAACGTGAACGTGGAGGTCCCCACCGGTTGCACTGCCCGCGTGGAACTCCCCGGTCAGGCGCCTTTGGAGGTGGGTTCGGGGGCGTTCAGCTACGCCGTGGAACCGGTCGCCTAA
- a CDS encoding MSMEG_4193 family putative phosphomutase: protein MATVILVRHGRTTANATGLLAGRAVGVSLDQIGHDQAALTGDRLAAVPVVGVVSSPLERCQETAQLILDRQAGNPSAPADPDLTECDYGQWQGRLLSELATEDLWAAVQSQPSAVVFPGGESMAAMQARSVAAIRRHDAAFEAGNGPGAVWVAVTHGDIIKSILADALGMHLDLFQRINVGPASVSIVHYGAVRPTVYATNTDAGDLSWLSNGINSGDAQVGGGAGQKAP, encoded by the coding sequence ATGGCGACAGTTATTCTCGTGCGGCACGGCCGCACCACAGCCAATGCCACTGGACTGCTGGCCGGTCGGGCCGTCGGCGTCAGCCTGGACCAGATCGGGCACGACCAGGCGGCTCTGACCGGAGACCGGCTCGCGGCCGTGCCCGTAGTCGGGGTGGTGTCAAGCCCCCTCGAGCGTTGTCAGGAAACCGCCCAGCTCATCCTCGATCGCCAGGCTGGCAATCCTTCTGCGCCGGCCGATCCCGATCTCACCGAGTGCGATTACGGCCAGTGGCAGGGCCGGTTGCTCAGTGAGCTCGCCACCGAAGACCTGTGGGCTGCTGTGCAGTCGCAGCCGTCCGCCGTCGTATTTCCCGGCGGTGAATCCATGGCCGCGATGCAGGCTCGGTCGGTAGCGGCAATCCGGCGCCACGACGCAGCCTTCGAAGCCGGGAACGGGCCGGGAGCCGTGTGGGTGGCAGTGACTCACGGTGACATCATCAAATCAATCCTCGCCGACGCGCTCGGCATGCACCTCGACTTGTTCCAGCGCATTAACGTGGGCCCTGCCTCCGTATCGATCGTCCACTATGGTGCTGTTCGGCCGACCGTCTATGCGACGAACACCGACGCGGGGGATCTGTCGTGGCTGTCGAACGGCATCAACTCCGGCGATGCGCAAGTCGGCGGCGGCGCAGGGCAAAAGGCACCGTAG
- a CDS encoding SCO1664 family protein, translating into MPAPDLLTDELILTGRITTASNATFLGSIGDTTVVYKPIAGEKPLWDFPDGFLAHREVAAYLVSEVLGWNVVPRTWLRDGPLGKGMVQLWQESDPDQNAVDLVAADDIPETGWKQVLEGQDDYGRMVALVHEDSPALRRMAVFDAIVNNADRKGNHVLAMTDGHRHGVDHGLTFHRDHKLRTVLWGWLGDALTAEERDGIDRVSEGLHGELGRNLADLLSAEEIASLAARCARLRLAGRFPAPSGEMSAVPWPLF; encoded by the coding sequence ATGCCGGCACCCGACCTGCTGACTGACGAGCTGATCCTCACCGGGCGCATCACGACGGCATCGAACGCCACCTTCCTGGGCAGCATCGGCGACACCACGGTCGTTTATAAGCCGATTGCCGGGGAGAAACCGCTGTGGGATTTTCCCGACGGCTTCCTTGCCCACCGGGAGGTCGCCGCCTACCTGGTTTCTGAGGTCCTCGGCTGGAACGTTGTGCCGCGCACATGGCTGCGGGACGGTCCATTGGGTAAAGGAATGGTGCAGCTGTGGCAGGAGTCAGACCCCGACCAGAACGCAGTAGACCTCGTTGCGGCGGACGACATACCGGAGACCGGGTGGAAACAAGTCCTTGAGGGTCAGGATGACTACGGACGGATGGTCGCCCTCGTCCACGAGGACTCTCCGGCTCTCAGGCGCATGGCGGTGTTCGACGCCATCGTGAACAACGCCGACCGCAAAGGCAATCACGTCCTGGCCATGACGGACGGACACCGGCACGGCGTGGACCATGGGCTCACTTTTCACCGTGACCACAAGCTGCGCACGGTGCTGTGGGGATGGCTGGGAGACGCTCTGACCGCCGAGGAACGCGACGGCATCGATCGTGTCAGCGAAGGACTGCACGGTGAGCTGGGCCGAAACCTGGCAGACTTGCTCAGCGCCGAAGAAATCGCATCGCTCGCCGCGCGCTGCGCCCGGTTGCGCTTGGCAGGGCGGTTTCCGGCTCCGAGCGGTGAGATGTCGGCGGTGCCCTGGCCGCTGTTCTAA